Proteins co-encoded in one Methanosarcinales archaeon Met12 genomic window:
- a CDS encoding glycosyltransferase family 4 protein, giving the protein MKILQATPYFMPHVGGVETHVLELSRTLVERGHEVVVLTSNVPKSAERECLNGIEVYRFDALKVPYVPFIPFLKKKISSYDADIFHSHCPPPFFSHALIGVHPHVVTYHCDVQIPRSFGKIPIPRFIGSSLEWAHDRFYAAKVLRDCDEIITTTDIYAKTSAILKHMDYRVIPNAIRIENFNEGLAKRGPMVLFVGRIAASKGLDYLVHAVPKVLEEIPDARFVIAGEGEEKKSLIKLTKECGVDDYVSFVGFIPSEALESIYQRAGVLVLPAISRSESFGIVLLEAMACATPVIATRMPGGMDVIDGAGLLAEPANSTSLANAIVEILSDQKRAREMGKRGRRLVEEKYTWDIVTNQIIDLYEGEIDAP; this is encoded by the coding sequence ATGAAGATATTACAAGCAACACCGTATTTCATGCCACATGTTGGCGGCGTCGAAACACATGTTCTGGAACTATCGCGCACCTTGGTGGAAAGAGGACACGAGGTCGTGGTGCTTACTTCCAATGTGCCAAAGTCGGCTGAACGCGAATGCCTCAACGGAATTGAAGTATATAGGTTTGATGCTTTGAAGGTGCCGTATGTGCCATTCATACCCTTTTTGAAGAAGAAAATATCGTCGTATGATGCGGACATTTTTCATTCACACTGTCCTCCGCCGTTTTTTTCGCATGCGCTCATCGGAGTTCATCCCCATGTGGTGACCTATCACTGCGATGTTCAAATACCGCGATCCTTCGGGAAGATTCCCATCCCAAGATTCATCGGCTCCAGTCTGGAGTGGGCTCACGATCGATTTTACGCCGCCAAAGTGCTCAGGGATTGTGACGAGATCATTACGACGACGGATATCTACGCCAAGACTTCCGCCATCCTAAAACACATGGACTATCGAGTAATCCCAAATGCAATCAGGATTGAAAATTTCAATGAGGGGCTGGCGAAACGTGGGCCCATGGTCCTGTTTGTCGGACGCATTGCTGCATCCAAGGGTTTGGACTATCTGGTGCATGCGGTTCCAAAAGTGCTCGAAGAAATTCCTGATGCCAGATTCGTGATCGCTGGAGAGGGCGAAGAAAAAAAGAGCTTAATTAAATTGACAAAGGAATGTGGCGTCGATGATTATGTTTCATTCGTGGGCTTCATACCGTCTGAAGCGCTAGAGAGCATATATCAACGCGCAGGAGTATTGGTCCTTCCGGCCATATCGAGGTCGGAGTCATTTGGAATCGTGCTGCTTGAGGCAATGGCATGTGCGACGCCAGTGATTGCCACGCGGATGCCCGGCGGGATGGACGTCATTGATGGAGCGGGATTGCTGGCGGAACCTGCTAACTCTACCAGCCTGGCCAATGCGATTGTTGAAATACTCTCGGACCAAAAGAGGGCACGTGAAATGGGTAAACGCGGAAGACGGTTGGTAGAGGAGAAGTATACATGGGATATAGTCACAAACCAGATTATAGACTTATATGAGGGGGAAATCGACGCACCGTAA
- a CDS encoding mRNA surveillance protein pelota, with protein sequence MRVVKHKLKKHRGEITLVPESLDDLWHLKYIIEPGDTIFALTHRRIEGATDKIRPEKIEKKPMRLGINIEEVRFHKFSNRLRVKGTIEEGIDIGSHHTLNIEPNVKLSVIKQWKNDQLERINDAVKASARPRVVIVTIEEGEACIGTVRQYGVDEVATIKSSSGKESDAAGELFDEVAHQLDWTSREVQAIIIAGPGFIKENFLTFLKQSYPELAKKAVLEDVSSIGISGFQEVLRRGAVDRIAEGTRISNEAKLMERLLKEIAKDGKVAYGMEDVKRAMDYGAIDELLIADEVLREERERGDIDEFLKGVERAQGRIVVFSTEFEPGRRLHSLGGIAALLRFKTT encoded by the coding sequence ATGCGAGTCGTTAAGCACAAATTGAAAAAACATCGAGGCGAGATCACGCTCGTTCCAGAATCGCTGGATGACCTGTGGCACCTAAAATATATCATAGAGCCTGGAGACACCATATTTGCGTTAACACATCGGCGGATAGAGGGCGCCACCGACAAAATACGTCCTGAGAAAATAGAGAAGAAGCCGATGCGCCTGGGCATCAATATCGAGGAGGTCAGATTTCATAAATTTTCCAATCGACTGCGTGTCAAAGGCACCATCGAAGAGGGCATTGACATTGGTTCACATCATACGCTCAATATAGAGCCGAATGTTAAACTTTCAGTTATCAAACAATGGAAAAACGATCAACTCGAGCGAATTAACGATGCAGTAAAGGCATCCGCCCGTCCAAGGGTGGTAATCGTTACCATTGAAGAAGGAGAGGCGTGTATCGGAACAGTCAGACAGTATGGCGTAGACGAAGTGGCAACCATAAAATCCTCCTCTGGCAAGGAGAGTGATGCAGCTGGCGAATTGTTTGATGAAGTTGCCCATCAATTGGACTGGACCTCCAGAGAAGTCCAGGCCATAATCATCGCTGGACCTGGATTCATCAAGGAGAACTTTCTAACGTTTCTAAAACAGAGCTATCCGGAGCTTGCCAAAAAAGCCGTGTTGGAGGATGTTTCTTCAATCGGCATATCTGGATTTCAGGAAGTGCTTCGGAGGGGGGCGGTCGACCGCATAGCAGAGGGGACACGAATATCCAATGAGGCAAAGTTGATGGAGCGTCTGCTCAAGGAAATCGCCAAGGATGGAAAAGTAGCATATGGGATGGAAGATGTTAAGAGGGCAATGGATTATGGAGCAATAGACGAATTATTAATCGCGGACGAAGTCCTCAGAGAGGAGCGTGAGCGTGGAGATATCGACGAGTTTCTGAAGGGAGTGGAACGGGCGCAAGGAAGAATAGTTGTGTTCAGCACCGAGTTTGAGCCCGGACGAAGATTGCACTCACTTGGGGGCATCGCAGCATTGTTGCGATTTAAGACCACATAG
- the rqcH gene encoding ribosome rescue protein RqcH, with the protein MYIKNQMSSVDISAVVSELQMLIDAKLDKAYQHTPNEIRLKLQLPGSGRQDLLIEAGKRIHVTKYPRPSPKIAPSFPMLLRKHLMGGRITAIKQYDFDRIIEIHILRGDTIATLVVELFSKGNVILLDENRRIIMPLKSMSFKDREVRRGEQYEFPPSLMNPMDITNAELCTLLDMSNRDVVRTLASKLNIGGLYAEEICIRAGVDKNTLTGDLTKRQSASIHSALHGLFEPIISGTLKPHIVLADDAQIDVFSFELRQYEKHEKKYFTTFNEALDEFFSKQALREVEGVGRKIKDEKLSVVKRMLERQEDAIKSFEQLEKECIEKAELIYAHYQHIDEVFERVRSARKDGHSWSEIKTRTDEIIEIDEKIGDITIKLDGASIALNVKLTIPQNAKKYYLRAKELRKKREGALRALERTKKEVEQVMLGHYEPEYHLAPQRKIRQKSHWYDRFRWFTSSDGFLVVGGRDADTNEDIVKKYMKKDDIFFHAEAHGAPVTVIKTEGKDVPEATLSEAAQFAVSYSSVWKAGHYEGACYWVHPEQVSKTPETGEYIGKGSFVIRGKRNYIKAAVGVAIGIEIDEETDVIGGPSDAIKKRAKYVIELEPGDKSQNHIAKELSGIFLEKAEPEDKYLVKSIASPDKIAPFLPPGTSNLKNGR; encoded by the coding sequence ATGTACATAAAAAATCAGATGAGTAGTGTGGACATATCTGCCGTTGTATCCGAATTACAGATGCTGATTGATGCGAAACTGGACAAGGCATACCAGCACACTCCAAATGAAATCAGGTTGAAGCTTCAGCTTCCTGGCAGCGGACGCCAGGATCTTCTCATCGAAGCTGGCAAGAGAATACATGTTACAAAATATCCGCGCCCAAGCCCCAAAATCGCACCGAGCTTTCCGATGCTTTTGAGAAAGCATCTGATGGGTGGACGTATTACAGCGATAAAACAATATGACTTCGACAGAATCATCGAAATACACATCTTGCGCGGTGACACGATTGCAACACTCGTGGTAGAATTGTTCTCAAAGGGCAATGTCATACTTCTGGATGAAAATCGAAGAATCATAATGCCCCTTAAATCCATGAGTTTTAAAGACAGAGAGGTCAGGCGGGGTGAACAATATGAATTCCCGCCATCCCTGATGAATCCGATGGATATCACGAATGCTGAGTTGTGCACGTTGTTAGATATGTCCAACAGAGATGTGGTCAGAACGCTTGCCTCTAAACTGAATATTGGAGGATTGTACGCAGAGGAGATATGCATTCGAGCAGGGGTCGATAAAAATACGCTGACGGGGGATTTGACGAAGAGGCAGTCTGCATCAATCCACAGTGCGCTACACGGACTATTTGAGCCGATCATATCAGGAACGTTGAAGCCGCACATAGTCCTGGCAGACGATGCGCAAATCGACGTGTTTTCGTTTGAGCTGCGGCAATATGAAAAGCATGAAAAGAAGTACTTCACCACGTTTAACGAAGCACTTGATGAGTTCTTCAGCAAGCAGGCACTTCGAGAAGTGGAGGGGGTGGGAAGGAAAATTAAAGACGAGAAGCTAAGCGTAGTGAAGCGAATGTTAGAGCGGCAAGAAGACGCCATCAAGAGTTTTGAGCAGCTGGAAAAGGAATGTATCGAGAAGGCAGAGCTCATCTATGCCCATTATCAACATATAGATGAAGTTTTTGAGCGTGTTCGTAGTGCCAGAAAAGATGGCCATTCTTGGAGCGAAATTAAAACCAGAACCGATGAAATAATCGAAATCGATGAAAAGATTGGAGATATTACCATAAAACTTGATGGAGCCTCCATCGCATTGAATGTCAAGCTTACCATTCCGCAAAATGCCAAAAAGTATTATCTGCGCGCCAAGGAGCTCAGGAAAAAGCGAGAAGGGGCACTAAGGGCATTAGAACGGACTAAAAAAGAGGTCGAACAGGTAATGCTTGGGCACTATGAACCGGAATATCATCTGGCACCCCAGCGAAAAATCAGGCAAAAAAGTCACTGGTATGATCGGTTCAGATGGTTTACGTCTTCTGATGGATTTCTCGTGGTGGGTGGGCGAGATGCCGATACCAACGAGGATATCGTCAAGAAATACATGAAAAAAGACGACATATTTTTTCACGCAGAAGCACATGGCGCTCCAGTGACGGTGATCAAAACAGAGGGAAAGGATGTGCCAGAGGCGACTCTATCGGAGGCGGCACAGTTTGCAGTTTCATATTCCAGTGTCTGGAAAGCCGGGCACTACGAGGGGGCTTGTTATTGGGTCCACCCCGAACAGGTTTCAAAGACGCCGGAGACAGGCGAGTATATCGGAAAGGGGAGTTTCGTGATTCGTGGTAAAAGAAACTATATCAAGGCAGCGGTTGGTGTAGCGATTGGCATCGAAATCGATGAGGAAACCGATGTGATCGGAGGACCTTCAGACGCAATCAAGAAGCGTGCAAAATATGTCATCGAGCTTGAGCCTGGAGATAAATCCCAAAACCATATCGCAAAGGAACTGTCTGGAATTTTCTTGGAAAAAGCAGAACCCGAAGATAAATATCTGGTCAAGTCGATCGCCTCCCCTGACAAGATTGCGCCGTTTCTGCCGCCGGGAACATCTAACCTCAAAAATGGGAGGTAG
- a CDS encoding ribosome biogenesis/translation initiation ATPase RLI, which translates to MRISVLNRDRCQPKRCAHECHRFCPRVRTGDETIVIGEDHKPIISEELCVGCGICTKKCPFDAIMIIGLPEELREQETHRYGVNGFALYGLPIPQEGKVTGILGPNGTGKSTAIKILSGSLKPNIGKDAPHWDEIIQHYRGSELQGYMRGISQKEIRIAQKPQHIDAILKAFSGSARELLQPLDERGALKDLTSKLDIDHILDRGIEDLSGGELQRVAIAACMAKDANFYFFDEITSHLDICQRIEVAKLIQDLSKNKTVMIVEHDLAILDLLADIVHIVYGTPGGYGVITSPKGVRVGINQYLQGFLPEENIRMRQEAIKFEVHAPRLQKDIPALAKFDAFVKKYPEFTLNVKGGEIRRGEVIGIVGPNGIGKSTFIKVLAGIIEPDEGAVGLDLQISYKPQYITRCDESVRDLLRTITKQFGTSHYNTEVIGPLQLEYLLDQNLTDLSGGELQRVAIAACLSRKADLYILDEPSAHLDVEQRTSAIKTIRRFAENNKASAMVVDHDIYMIDLLSERLMVFDGKPGVCGEVFGPFDMREGMNKFLEKMDITFRRDENTKRPRVNKPESKLDREQKAKGEYYYQ; encoded by the coding sequence ATGAGAATTTCAGTTCTGAACAGGGATCGATGTCAGCCTAAGAGATGCGCCCATGAGTGCCATCGATTTTGCCCAAGGGTGCGGACTGGAGACGAAACCATCGTCATCGGCGAGGACCATAAACCGATAATATCGGAAGAACTGTGCGTCGGGTGCGGCATATGCACCAAAAAATGTCCATTTGATGCGATAATGATCATCGGACTGCCAGAGGAGCTTCGTGAACAGGAAACGCATAGATACGGCGTAAATGGCTTTGCACTCTATGGGTTGCCCATTCCGCAGGAGGGAAAGGTCACCGGAATACTTGGCCCAAACGGCACAGGAAAAAGTACTGCAATAAAGATATTGTCAGGCAGCCTCAAACCGAATATTGGAAAAGACGCCCCCCATTGGGACGAAATCATCCAGCACTATCGTGGCTCAGAACTGCAAGGATATATGCGAGGGATATCGCAAAAAGAGATAAGAATTGCTCAAAAGCCACAGCACATCGACGCAATACTAAAGGCATTTAGTGGCAGCGCTCGTGAATTGCTCCAGCCCCTCGACGAACGCGGGGCGTTAAAGGATTTGACGTCCAAACTTGATATCGATCATATACTGGATAGGGGGATTGAAGACCTTAGCGGTGGAGAACTCCAGCGCGTTGCCATCGCAGCATGTATGGCTAAAGATGCCAATTTCTACTTTTTCGATGAGATAACTTCCCATCTGGACATCTGCCAGCGCATCGAAGTCGCAAAGCTCATCCAGGACCTATCCAAGAACAAAACCGTGATGATCGTAGAGCACGACCTTGCCATTCTCGACCTATTGGCAGATATCGTGCATATTGTATATGGGACGCCAGGAGGGTATGGCGTAATAACTTCCCCTAAAGGCGTTAGAGTCGGCATTAACCAGTATTTGCAGGGCTTTTTACCAGAGGAGAACATTAGAATGCGCCAAGAAGCAATCAAATTTGAGGTTCATGCACCCAGACTTCAGAAGGACATTCCAGCACTCGCCAAATTTGATGCATTCGTTAAAAAATATCCCGAATTTACGTTGAACGTAAAGGGTGGTGAAATACGAAGGGGGGAGGTTATAGGCATTGTAGGGCCAAACGGCATCGGGAAAAGCACGTTCATAAAGGTATTGGCTGGCATCATCGAACCAGATGAAGGTGCGGTAGGTCTCGACCTGCAGATATCTTACAAGCCGCAGTATATCACGAGATGCGACGAATCGGTCAGGGACTTGCTGCGAACAATAACGAAGCAATTCGGCACAAGCCATTACAATACGGAGGTGATCGGACCATTGCAATTGGAATATTTACTGGACCAAAATCTGACAGACCTCAGCGGCGGAGAACTCCAGCGCGTTGCCATCGCAGCATGTTTGAGCAGGAAGGCGGATTTATATATTTTGGATGAACCCTCTGCACATTTAGATGTCGAGCAGCGGACTTCCGCCATTAAGACGATACGCCGATTTGCAGAAAACAACAAAGCAAGCGCGATGGTAGTTGATCATGACATCTATATGATAGACCTGCTCAGCGAGCGTTTGATGGTCTTTGATGGGAAGCCAGGGGTGTGTGGTGAAGTATTTGGTCCGTTCGATATGCGCGAAGGCATGAATAAATTTCTTGAAAAAATGGATATCACCTTCAGGCGCGACGAGAATACCAAGAGGCCGAGGGTAAACAAACCAGAATCCAAATTGGACAGGGAACAGAAGGCGAAAGGGGAGTATTATTATCAGTGA
- a CDS encoding DUF4258 domain-containing protein, with protein sequence MRFKRHASERLIKRFQMSSDEVRHHIKTGKHIKKPEKEGNIGIIQSKIRDSQIRFVYVVRNKILWIITIEET encoded by the coding sequence ATCAGATTCAAAAGACACGCATCTGAAAGACTCATAAAACGATTCCAGATGAGCTCTGACGAAGTGCGACATCACATTAAAACAGGAAAACATATCAAAAAGCCAGAGAAGGAAGGAAACATCGGCATCATCCAGAGCAAGATAAGAGATTCTCAGATCCGATTCGTGTACGTGGTTAGAAACAAAATACTGTGGATAATAACGATAGAGGAAACATGA
- a CDS encoding AbrB/MazE/SpoVT family DNA-binding domain-containing protein has translation MTKCPFCESELLEEKREIEKGVFAKVEVCSNCQDEWVDEKEHDRLLDLFKRRAFNLGGSIAIRIPKELADALEIKEGTEVGFSVSKNKITISKTEEATV, from the coding sequence ATGACTAAATGTCCGTTTTGCGAGAGCGAACTATTAGAAGAAAAACGTGAAATAGAAAAAGGCGTGTTTGCAAAGGTAGAGGTATGTTCAAACTGCCAAGATGAATGGGTTGATGAGAAAGAACATGATAGGTTGCTAGACCTATTTAAGCGGAGAGCATTCAATCTTGGCGGAAGTATCGCAATCAGAATTCCAAAGGAACTGGCTGATGCTTTAGAAATCAAAGAGGGAACCGAAGTCGGTTTTTCCGTATCGAAGAACAAGATCACCATCTCCAAGACGGAAGAAGCAACTGTATAG
- a CDS encoding TIGR00297 family protein: protein MCSSSRYERQLVRILFGCAALVLPFLEMWQIILIVLAAMIGFAYVTDRRSVALGPLHLCFAVLILTVLSWVSNFPVYLLGASIAISTFAVSICETIEADKSPRIRTVMGSAVFLISGMISAFIVGSWIIAFNGIGDIHMSSSPYQFMFFLAVIGTLTGALLESIPHKNNNLTLPFGTAMAMWLFAEFGYWVPPSILIFALALALIIGYISYGAKIADITGVLSGTLLGVLVIVFGGIEWFAVLMVFFVLGGAFTKYEYKYKQSLGIAEAEGGARGYKNVFGNGLVAMILAVAWGVFGWHVFLIGYLGAIATATGDTLASEIGETWRGKPRMITTFEKVKPGTSGAISALGEFSALLGAGAIGIIAVLLGLIDYPIALITTILGGFIGTNVDSLLGATLENRGLLTNHSVNLLATAAGAIVSVGLYWVLV, encoded by the coding sequence ATGTGTTCGTCATCGAGATACGAGAGGCAATTAGTACGCATTTTGTTTGGCTGCGCCGCTTTGGTACTCCCATTTCTGGAGATGTGGCAGATAATACTCATAGTCCTGGCTGCGATGATTGGATTTGCATATGTCACAGATCGAAGGTCTGTTGCACTGGGCCCGCTACACCTGTGCTTTGCCGTTCTGATTCTAACGGTTTTGTCCTGGGTATCGAATTTTCCTGTCTACCTTTTGGGAGCGTCCATTGCCATCAGCACGTTCGCTGTCTCCATATGTGAGACCATCGAGGCGGATAAATCGCCAAGGATAAGGACGGTTATGGGCAGCGCAGTTTTCCTCATCTCCGGCATGATATCTGCATTTATCGTTGGCAGTTGGATAATTGCATTCAATGGAATAGGTGACATCCATATGTCCTCTTCTCCTTACCAGTTCATGTTCTTCCTGGCGGTAATCGGCACACTTACGGGTGCTCTGCTTGAGTCGATTCCCCACAAGAACAACAACCTGACGCTTCCCTTTGGCACTGCGATGGCGATGTGGCTATTTGCAGAGTTTGGATATTGGGTCCCCCCTTCCATACTAATATTCGCATTGGCGCTTGCGCTTATAATCGGTTATATCTCATATGGGGCAAAAATAGCGGACATCACAGGAGTGTTGAGTGGGACATTGCTTGGCGTTTTGGTCATCGTTTTCGGTGGCATCGAGTGGTTTGCGGTTCTCATGGTCTTTTTCGTACTGGGTGGGGCGTTCACGAAATATGAGTATAAATATAAGCAATCACTGGGAATTGCAGAGGCAGAAGGCGGAGCACGAGGATATAAGAACGTGTTTGGAAATGGACTCGTCGCCATGATTTTGGCTGTGGCATGGGGCGTGTTCGGCTGGCATGTCTTCTTGATAGGATACCTCGGCGCCATAGCAACCGCTACGGGAGATACGCTTGCCAGTGAGATCGGTGAAACCTGGAGGGGCAAGCCCAGGATGATTACGACATTTGAAAAGGTAAAACCAGGCACCAGTGGCGCCATCTCCGCATTGGGTGAATTTTCAGCGCTATTGGGAGCAGGTGCGATAGGCATAATCGCGGTGTTGCTTGGGCTGATAGATTATCCTATTGCGCTAATCACCACCATTTTAGGTGGATTCATCGGCACCAATGTCGACAGCCTGTTGGGCGCAACGCTGGAAAATAGGGGGCTTCTGACGAATCACTCGGTCAATCTTCTTGCAACGGCGGCAGGGGCGATTGTATCTGTGGGTTTGTATTGGGTTTTGGTTTGA
- a CDS encoding undecaprenyl diphosphate synthase family protein → MDGVILDQYEKRVIGQIGKEGIPEHIILVIAEEDLQTDDALKKLKAFVFWCSEIGIRRVTVHISVIAIGEIKKRIYSTLTKQLIEAMSHIPAKVAIYTESERIDVTSGKYDLMLDISIGYGGKQELVRAIKQIMHKVEVGEFTLDDIDEALVESHLVFKAEPDLVIKTGGVRLTDFLIWQAVYSEFFFTDVNWSGFRKVDFLRAIRDYQKRQRRFGK, encoded by the coding sequence ATGGATGGAGTCATTCTGGACCAATACGAGAAGAGGGTCATCGGTCAGATAGGGAAAGAGGGCATTCCAGAACATATAATTCTCGTGATCGCCGAAGAGGACCTGCAGACCGACGATGCGCTCAAGAAGCTCAAGGCATTTGTCTTCTGGTGTTCCGAAATTGGAATTCGCAGGGTTACAGTACACATCAGTGTGATTGCCATAGGAGAGATAAAGAAAAGAATATATTCAACACTCACGAAGCAATTGATCGAGGCAATGTCCCACATCCCAGCCAAGGTCGCAATATACACAGAATCCGAAAGGATAGACGTAACTTCTGGAAAATATGACCTAATGCTTGACATTTCAATTGGCTATGGGGGAAAGCAGGAACTGGTCAGGGCAATCAAGCAGATCATGCATAAAGTCGAGGTGGGAGAATTTACTCTAGACGATATTGATGAGGCATTGGTCGAGTCACACCTTGTATTTAAAGCAGAACCAGATTTGGTCATCAAGACAGGCGGAGTACGATTGACGGATTTTCTGATATGGCAGGCAGTGTATTCAGAGTTCTTTTTTACAGACGTGAACTGGTCAGGGTTCAGAAAGGTGGATTTTTTAAGGGCGATCAGGGATTATCAGAAAAGA